From one Streptomyces mobaraensis genomic stretch:
- a CDS encoding gamma carbonic anhydrase family protein, producing MTTERALITGVGGKEPAVDPAAFTAPTSVVLGDVTLAPGSGVWYHAVLRADCGPITLGADSNIQDNCTVHVDPGFPVTIGERVTVGHNAVLHGCTVEDDVLIGMGATVLNGAHIGAGSLVAAQALVPQGMRVPPGSLVAGVPAKVRRELTAEEREHVRVNAALYVELAKTHREALGG from the coding sequence ATGACGACGGAACGGGCGCTGATCACCGGTGTGGGCGGCAAGGAGCCGGCGGTCGACCCGGCGGCGTTCACCGCCCCCACCTCCGTCGTCCTCGGCGACGTCACCCTCGCCCCCGGCTCCGGCGTCTGGTACCACGCCGTCCTGCGCGCCGACTGCGGCCCGATCACCCTGGGCGCCGACAGCAACATCCAGGACAACTGCACCGTCCACGTGGACCCCGGCTTCCCCGTCACCATCGGCGAGCGCGTGACCGTCGGGCACAACGCCGTCCTGCACGGCTGCACCGTCGAGGACGACGTCCTGATCGGCATGGGCGCCACCGTCCTCAACGGCGCCCACATCGGCGCCGGCTCCCTGGTCGCCGCCCAGGCCCTCGTTCCCCAGGGGATGCGCGTCCCCCCGGGCTCCCTGGTCGCCGGCGTCCCGGCGAAGGTCCGCCGCGAACTGACCGCGGAGGAACGCGAACACGTCCGCGTCAACGCCGCCCTCTACGTGGAACTGGCGAAGACCCACCGCGAGGCCCTGGGCGGCTGA
- a CDS encoding acyltransferase, producing the protein MPKYRNTFSSGAASAFGAWRRRAVSRAVHRGWRWVQDRGAVTAERPGPYRFRRIGAHTRLAFPLGTVFGERWIEIGDHCVIGEQVTLTVGMVPGMDLGPDPLLRLGNGVVLGRGSHVIASCEVTVGDDVFCGPYVYVTSDNHSYEDPTQPIGRQWPRSAPVVIGSGSWLGAGAVILPGARLGRNVVVAAGAVVRGEVPDHAVVAGVPARVVRRWDEERGWTPPMRPVPERGAPDA; encoded by the coding sequence GTGCCGAAGTATCGAAACACGTTCTCGTCCGGCGCCGCTTCGGCCTTCGGGGCCTGGCGGCGCCGTGCCGTCTCACGGGCGGTCCACCGGGGCTGGCGCTGGGTGCAGGACCGCGGTGCGGTGACGGCCGAGCGCCCGGGGCCGTACCGCTTCCGGCGGATCGGGGCGCACACGCGTCTCGCGTTCCCCCTGGGCACCGTGTTCGGGGAGCGGTGGATCGAGATCGGGGACCACTGCGTCATCGGCGAACAGGTCACGCTGACCGTCGGCATGGTGCCCGGCATGGACCTCGGGCCCGATCCGCTGCTGCGGCTGGGCAACGGGGTGGTGCTCGGCCGGGGCAGCCATGTGATCGCCTCGTGCGAGGTGACCGTCGGGGACGACGTGTTCTGCGGCCCGTACGTCTATGTGACGAGCGACAACCACTCGTACGAGGACCCCACGCAGCCCATAGGCCGGCAGTGGCCGCGCAGCGCGCCCGTCGTGATCGGCTCCGGCAGCTGGCTGGGCGCGGGGGCGGTGATCCTGCCCGGGGCGCGGCTCGGACGGAACGTCGTGGTGGCGGCCGGGGCGGTGGTCCGGGGCGAGGTCCCGGACCACGCGGTGGTCGCCGGCGTGCCGGCCAGGGTCGTCCGGCGGTGGGACGAGGAACGGGGCTGGACGCCGCCGATGCGGCCCGTGCCGGAGCGCGGGGCGCCGGACGCGTGA
- a CDS encoding GTP-binding protein: MSQQASTRTKPHLNIGTIGHFGHGKTTLTAAIAKVLGARGGAPHPHSVPKQREPLESEFLEYETDFRHYAHTDLPGRADRVTRVIAGLSRLDGAVLVVSAVDGVGPQTAEHVLLARGMGVEHLVVALSKADAAQPELTELVELRVRELLSAHGYPGELTPVVRVSALGALAGDPRATAGIEALLDAVDTCLPDPPRRDDAPFLLPVERTLILRGAGAAVTGTVERGSVRLRDLVEVPEALEPTVVTGLESFGRPLGTARAGDRVALLLRGAQGREVRRGDVVVTPGSVTVRQRFTARLRMLTPAEGGRRTPLTTGCRATFHFRTAALTGRLDLGPRGLARPGETAGLTAALDRRTPLEPGLAFALREGGRTVGTGTVTAVAE; the protein is encoded by the coding sequence ATGTCCCAGCAGGCGTCCACCCGTACCAAGCCGCACCTCAACATCGGCACCATCGGCCACTTCGGCCACGGCAAGACCACCCTCACCGCGGCGATCGCCAAGGTGCTCGGGGCCCGGGGCGGAGCCCCCCACCCCCACTCCGTACCCAAGCAGCGTGAACCCCTGGAGAGCGAATTCCTGGAGTACGAGACCGACTTCCGGCACTACGCGCACACCGACCTGCCCGGCCGCGCCGACCGCGTCACCCGGGTGATCGCGGGACTGAGCCGGCTCGACGGGGCCGTCCTGGTCGTCTCGGCGGTCGACGGCGTCGGGCCGCAGACCGCCGAACACGTCCTGCTGGCGCGGGGGATGGGCGTCGAGCACCTCGTCGTGGCGCTGAGCAAGGCCGACGCCGCCCAGCCGGAGCTGACGGAGCTCGTCGAACTCCGGGTCCGCGAGCTGCTCTCCGCGCACGGCTACCCGGGCGAACTCACGCCCGTCGTCCGGGTCTCCGCCCTGGGCGCCCTGGCCGGTGACCCGCGCGCGACCGCCGGCATCGAGGCGCTGCTCGACGCCGTCGACACCTGCCTCCCCGACCCGCCACGGCGCGACGACGCGCCCTTCCTGCTGCCGGTGGAACGGACGCTGATCCTGCGCGGGGCCGGCGCCGCCGTCACCGGCACCGTCGAACGCGGCAGCGTGCGCCTCCGGGACCTGGTCGAGGTGCCGGAGGCGCTGGAACCCACGGTCGTGACCGGCCTGGAGAGCTTCGGCCGCCCGCTGGGGACCGCCCGGGCCGGCGACCGGGTCGCCCTGCTGCTCCGAGGGGCGCAGGGGCGCGAAGTCCGGCGCGGGGACGTGGTGGTCACGCCGGGCAGTGTCACCGTCCGCCAGCGCTTCACGGCGCGCCTGCGGATGCTCACCCCGGCGGAGGGCGGCCGCCGCACGCCCCTCACCACCGGCTGCCGCGCCACGTTCCACTTCCGCACAGCCGCCCTGACCGGCCGGCTCGACCTCGGCCCGCGCGGCCTCGCCCGCCCGGGCGAGACGGCCGGCCTGACCGCCGCCCTCGACCGCCGGACCCCGCTCGAACCCGGACTCGCCTTCGCCCTCCGCGAGGGCGGCCGCACCGTCGGCACGGGCACGGTGACCGCCGTGGCGGAGTGA
- a CDS encoding spermidine synthase has translation MDERIPVTRDVAGGTAKLLPDVDRERAWLLTVDGAPQSYVDLGDPAHLEFEYARRIGHVLDTAAEPGRPLDVLHLGGGALTLPRYTAATRPGSRQEVVEADRGIVELVAEHLPLPAGSGVTVRAEDARAALEDAPDASADVIVADVFGGSRVPAHLTSVEYARSAARVLRPGGRYAANLADGAPFDFLRSQVATFAAVFPRLCLIAEASVLRGRRFGNAILVASAAELPLDALARRAAADAFPARVIHGDALVRFTAGAALVGDRDAVGSPEPPGGAFGIG, from the coding sequence GTGGATGAACGGATACCGGTGACCCGGGACGTGGCCGGCGGCACCGCCAAACTGCTGCCCGATGTCGACCGCGAGCGCGCCTGGCTGCTGACGGTCGACGGCGCGCCCCAGTCGTACGTCGACCTCGGGGACCCCGCGCACCTGGAGTTCGAGTACGCGCGGCGGATCGGGCACGTCCTCGACACCGCCGCCGAGCCGGGCCGTCCGCTCGACGTCCTGCACCTCGGCGGCGGTGCCCTCACCCTGCCGCGCTACACCGCGGCCACCCGGCCCGGCTCCCGGCAGGAGGTGGTGGAGGCCGACCGGGGGATCGTCGAGCTCGTCGCCGAACACCTGCCGTTGCCGGCCGGATCGGGCGTCACCGTCCGCGCCGAGGACGCCCGGGCCGCCCTGGAGGACGCCCCGGACGCCTCGGCGGACGTGATCGTCGCCGACGTCTTCGGCGGCTCGCGGGTGCCCGCGCACCTCACCTCCGTCGAGTACGCCCGCTCGGCCGCCCGGGTGCTCCGCCCCGGCGGCCGGTACGCCGCCAACCTGGCCGACGGGGCGCCGTTCGACTTCCTGCGGTCCCAGGTGGCGACGTTCGCGGCGGTCTTCCCCCGGCTGTGCCTGATCGCGGAGGCGTCGGTGCTGCGCGGCCGGCGGTTCGGCAACGCGATCCTCGTCGCCTCCGCCGCGGAGCTGCCGCTGGACGCCCTGGCCCGGCGGGCCGCCGCGGACGCCTTCCCGGCGCGGGTCATCCACGGGGACGCCCTGGTCCGCTTCACGGCGGGGGCGGCCCTGGTGGGCGACCGGGACGCGGTCGGCTCGCCGGAGCCGCCGGGCGGGGCGTTCGGGATCGGGTGA
- a CDS encoding DUF4442 domain-containing protein, with the protein MSDTTQPSIGDLLSATVPMVRTLNLVYEVTTPERAVLRLPDQPEYRNHVGGPHAGAMFTLAESASGAIVLAAFGDHLSRMTPLPVRAEVAYKKIARGEVTATAVLGRPADEVLAELDSGGRPEFPVRISLTREEDGAETGEMSVVWTLRPNK; encoded by the coding sequence ATGTCTGACACGACCCAGCCCTCGATCGGCGATCTGCTCTCGGCCACCGTCCCCATGGTCCGCACCCTCAACCTCGTCTACGAGGTGACGACCCCCGAGCGCGCGGTGCTGCGCCTGCCGGACCAGCCGGAGTACCGGAACCACGTGGGCGGTCCGCACGCCGGCGCCATGTTCACCCTGGCCGAGTCGGCGAGCGGTGCGATCGTCCTGGCGGCGTTCGGCGACCACCTGTCGCGGATGACGCCGCTGCCCGTCCGGGCCGAGGTCGCCTACAAGAAGATCGCCCGGGGCGAGGTCACCGCCACCGCCGTGCTCGGCCGGCCGGCGGACGAGGTGCTCGCCGAACTGGACTCCGGCGGGCGCCCGGAGTTCCCGGTGCGGATCTCCCTCACCCGCGAGGAGGACGGAGCGGAAACGGGCGAGATGTCCGTTGTGTGGACGCTGCGTCCGAACAAATAG
- a CDS encoding DedA family protein, with amino-acid sequence MHIQEWLESVPAVAVYLLVGGVIGLESLGIPLPGEVVLVSATLMAATQDHINPYILGACAVAGAIIGDSIGYLIGRKGGKPLLEWLGRKFPKHFGPHHVATAERSFEKWGMWAVFVGRFIALLRIFAGPLAGVLHMPYWKFLIANVLGGIVWAGGTVALIYTVGKAAEEWIGKFAWLGLLAAVLFGVGSFVVMRIKAKKAKAESEAEPAAERPEAVPAGD; translated from the coding sequence TTGCACATCCAGGAGTGGCTCGAATCCGTACCGGCGGTCGCCGTCTACCTGCTGGTGGGCGGGGTCATCGGGCTGGAGAGCCTGGGCATCCCGCTCCCCGGCGAGGTCGTCCTCGTGAGCGCCACGCTGATGGCCGCCACCCAGGACCACATCAATCCCTACATCCTCGGCGCCTGCGCCGTCGCCGGCGCCATCATCGGCGACTCGATCGGCTACCTGATCGGCCGCAAGGGCGGCAAGCCGCTGCTCGAATGGCTCGGCCGCAAGTTCCCCAAGCACTTCGGCCCGCACCACGTCGCCACCGCCGAGCGGTCCTTCGAGAAGTGGGGCATGTGGGCCGTCTTCGTCGGCCGCTTCATCGCCCTGCTGCGCATCTTCGCCGGCCCGCTCGCCGGCGTGCTGCACATGCCGTACTGGAAGTTCCTCATCGCCAACGTCCTCGGCGGCATCGTCTGGGCCGGCGGTACCGTCGCCCTCATCTACACGGTGGGCAAGGCCGCCGAGGAGTGGATCGGCAAGTTCGCCTGGCTGGGCCTGCTGGCCGCCGTGCTCTTCGGGGTGGGCTCCTTCGTCGTCATGCGGATCAAGGCGAAGAAGGCCAAGGCCGAGAGCGAGGCCGAACCGGCCGCCGAGCGGCCGGAGGCGGTTCCGGCGGGCGACTGA